TTGCGTACCCGGACAAGTAGGGCAAATCGTGCATCTTCTTTTCGATTGCCGGTTTGTTCGCCAGGAGCTGGCCCAGAAAATCCCATTGGCCGGTGACGAGTGCGTCTTGTGCGCTCTTGGGCATGATGCCGGTGATTTCTTCTTTCCCGAACCGGATTTTCAGGGTCTTCAGATCGACATGAAGCTGGAGATTCGGATCCTGCTCGATCGCTTTGGTCAGCTTTTCCAGGTCCGGGCGGCTGGCGATGATTGGAGCGACTCCGATCGCGATGCAGTTGCCAAAGAAGATCTCGGCAAATGACTCGGCAATCACCGTCTGAATT
This window of the Planctomicrobium piriforme genome carries:
- the leuD gene encoding 3-isopropylmalate dehydratase small subunit gives rise to the protein MQCVEQITGPGIAVLMDDIDTDRIIPARFLRCVTFDGIGEHAFEDDRQQDPSHPFNDARYRQAKVLVSGRNFGCGSSREHAPQSLMRWGIQTVIAESFAEIFFGNCIAIGVAPIIASRPDLEKLTKAIEQDPNLQLHVDLKTLKIRFGKEEITGIMPKSAQDALVTGQWDFLGQLLANKPAIEKKMHDLPYLSGYANV